GATATACAGGCTATAGTCACACTAAACCAACAGTATCtattaaaatagaaaatttCACTCTGTGACTACATTTCACAAACAATCATTGTGGAATTTCACAAATAAATGCATTGATCTGGTGGTTGTTATACAGTAAAAgaacaacataaacaacatttaatttaatttattctatAACATTTTGTGGCGCTATCTGTTAGCGGCTAATGTGGCTAGCACTGTTCCTGTGTATTAGCAGACCTCTCATTTTAATTTGGAATTATAAAActgaaatacagtatatgattgTAATCCATCTTTAAAATCATGTCTgcctgcatactgtatgtatgtattgtattgtcTTACAGTAGGTTAATCAGTCCTGTGGGTTATTAAAGTCTTTATGTCAACTTCATATTCAACCATTGCTGTTACCAAGTGTTATTGCTTTTCTAACAACCTCGCTCCAGCCGACACGACGcagcttcacattcattttGGATTCACAGTTAAACAGCACAAATGAAGCTTTGTGGCCCTGAGTTTGCCTTCAGTCCTCTAAAAGTCAGGAGGTCAGGATAGGAGAAGGTGAAAAGGGTTTAGGGGCTGATGGGAAGGTTGGCTCAGggcggggggagaggagggTTGAGAGGGAGCTCACAAGGCTTCAGTTGTTAAACCAAGCCAGGCAGGAACAACCACACATTATGACACAAAAAACACCATGTGTGCCCTGTGCCTTCCTTCACTAAAGCATTCAagatgaaaaacatgaaaaaatacATCAAGCAAAAACAATTAGCACAAGTCAGTATTggtgctgctgtcagtcaaCTGCAACCGGTTTCCCTCCACTTCACGCTTTAAAATCAAAAGCACAATCTTCTTCCATTACTCCATTACTTATTAGAAACGTGAGAGGGATAAAAgcaaaatacacacatacagaaaactttttttctttcttacttGTACAGAAATGCTTTTAAGTTGCTAAGCCGTTTGCTTCTTAGGTAATTCACATGTGAAAGAGGACTCACAGGAACCACGGCATCACTTCAAAGGTCAAAATGTCACTCGATGGGTTGTACAGCAGAAATGACCGGGTGGAATGAAGCTCCTGTCTTAGGGGCCCTCAGCGTAAGACCCCTACATGGAGTCAGAACAAAGGGCCAGGCTCTAATCGACCATAATACAAtaactgttacagtatgttcactCAGGGAGGTTGAGCGTTGGCAAACAACATGGATGGATGATAAATCCATACTCAAAATACTCAATACTCTTAAAATACTCTTTGGAAAATTAAACATAGCTACAAATTGCACATGGTTTAAGGGAACTAGAGCTATCAGGGGACTCACTGTGGGCTCGTGCACATTCCTTTAGGTAAATCTGGAATGCCTGGCCCCAGGCAACGAATCGCCGTAAATTCATTAGAGAATGCAGTTGATTTGGCAGAATGAAACCTAGTGCAGTGATAAACCAGCTGACCCTGTCAGCTCGGCACCTGTCATGATCTCAACCTGTGGCAGCATTATACGAGCATGAGCAGAAGGACAATATTTGTTTAAGCCGATAAGCACGGGCTGTGGaggtgttgagtgtgtgtgtgtgtgtgtgtgtgtgtgtgtgtgtgtgtgtgtgtgtgtgtgtgtgtgtgtgtgtgtgtgtgtgtgtgtgtgtgtgattgtgcgtgtgtgtgtgtgattgtgcgtgtgtgtgtgagtgtgttagtgtgtgtgtgcatgtgtgtgtgtgcgtgtgtgtgcgtatgtgtgtgtgtgtttgtgtttgtatgtgtgcacatgtgtgtgcgtgtgtgtgtgtgtgtgtgtgtgcatgtgagtgtgtgtgtgtgtgcgcatgcgtgcgtgcgtatgtgtgtgtgtgcgtgcatttttGCATTCAGTGTGCTTCTTATTTAGAATACATGGTAGGAGCATCAGTACGAAGCACGTTAAGGCACACAACTACGACTCTGTGCTGTGACTTTGCAttagtggggagtcagtgtgTGGCCCAGGCTGCAGCCGAGAATGGCAGCAGGCTCAATAGCCTCCGGCTCTGTGCTCATTAACATTCCAGCTGTAGAGATCTTGGCATGCGTTCGAAAGCATGACAAGACAGCAACACAATCTCTTCACCCCTGTTCCCTCCATCTTGTGCAGAGCGAGATGCAGATTAAAAACAGCCCCAGTCTCTACAGATCATTTGTGACACATCATTTCTCTGctcgtctgcctgcctgtcagtTACACGCCCCAtgatgttgatttgttttctcTCCCCTTTTTCTTCCTAGGGTgaaaatctgctgctgctgccgactCTGCTGCCAACACATCTATCCAGCAATAGATAAAGAGCTATTTACCTCAATCCCTCCCTAACATACTATTTGCCTGCGGCCAAACAAATCCTACTGCAGTCTCTCCTTGGCAGATCCTAATAGACCCATTTAGAGTAATTATAAGAACCGATATTTTACGAGGACGTGTCATTTGTTTTCATGGAACATTACACAAGTTCTCGCTGTTGGTAGGTGTCAGCGTGGGCACGCAGCAGGTTGGGCAAGCCCTATGCTGTTGCACAAAGTGTTGACACACTGTGGCAACTGTAGACGTACCTACAGTAAGTGTCATGGTCTGATGTAAGACGACCGCATGGCGACAGCTGAAACACTACAGGTGTCCTAACATGTGCATGTGCCCAGATGTGCAGTCATTTCCTTGCACACACATGGACAGGAATCTGCAGCCAACACAGGAATCAAGCCACTGTGGCGGTCTGCACGTTGGCAGCCGCCGCGGACGCTGCTGGGGCTGTTAATCATCGGCGTAATTACTGTTCTACAGCTCCAGCTAATGACAGACACTAAGACCTGACAAGCATCCAGAGAGAGTTTAATGTTTCAACCAGTACGGAccgagtgtgtctgtgtgtttttgtaccCAGCTATTTGAGCCCCACCTTTTTCTGTCTGAGACATTTCAGCCCAGAGCTCCTTCCGTTCGACACACTGTATCTGTGCAGCCAACATTTTGAGCCACAAGAAGACATTAAAGTTACAAAATATttaagaaaacattttattttacataaactGTACAGATGACATTTATTTGACTAAGTGATTCTCAGAGAGGAActaaaaataacatttcttattaaatagaaaactgaaaaaaaatagaattaaagatgaaaaacaaGGTGTTGCTTTTtgtacaaaacagaaaatgaaaatagaGTTAAGGAAATGAAACTCAAATCGTACCCTGATACAGTGGCAGGCCTTTTgcaaaatgattaaaaacaacattgtaCACAGCATCTCAGTGGCCTTGCCATCACAGGACAATAGCTCAAATCGTGGCCTCTTTGGTTCCATTATTTtagtaaaatacatttgaaacaTAATTCAATTTACTTCtataaaaataaagttttaatgGCAGTTTTTGTTTCACCAAACCCACAACTTATCAGTGCAAACATAACAACAATCTTTCGCTTTGGAAAGGAAGTGAAAGATCACATTTCAAGTATTGATAAAAAGTCAGAGACtgaaaaagagagaagaggagaaggaagaggaaaatgGAAGGAGTTCAGTCTAATGGAGCATGTCGAAGTATGGTTATAATTTACTATACATTGCATAGCTCATGTGGCACTTATTTACCAATAGGACAGGACACTCAGTAGCCCTTGGAAGGCATTTCTTTATACAAGTGCTTTTCAGGATGTgcatttcagtttgtttgtttgccagTGCTGCACTGCACTGCGTGGAAGCTAGAGGCTCGTGTTTCCCCCAGCTCTCGGGTGAAGTGCACTTACGAGATCTGTCTTCACCTAGTTGTCGCGACAGCAGAGCTGGCCGGCAGCAGTCTCTTCGGGAAGAAAGGTCAAGGCCGACGCCAACTGGCGGCCATGCAAAGAAGACCAGCGGATTATCCTGCATGGCGGCAAAAAGCCAGTAGAACTCTGTGACCACAGTCAAGTGCTGGTATATTGAATTGTACAAGCTGATGAATTGTCAGTGCTTTATCAAAACAAAAGTCTATCATGTGCTTAAAGTACTTAAGATggtcggaggaggagggctgaaATCCTGTCACCTTCCTTAAGCGCTTCTTTGTCTTCATTCGAGAGGATGACAGGCCATTATTTTTTGGCTAGAAATGGCAAACTAGAGCAAAGTATCATTTGGTGCTAATCATTCCCTTCTCTTCCCATCACTGACCTCGAAGACAGCCAGCGTGCAGCTCGGGctgataaatacacacacacacacgcacacacacacgcacgcacacacacgcacgcacgcacacacacacacacacacacacgcacgcacgcacgcacgcacgcacgcacgcacgcacgcacgcacgcacgcacacacacacactcacgcacgcacgcacgcacgcacacacacactcacgcacgcacgcacgcacacacacacacacataaaggtgTGCAGGCATGTCCACAACACTGAGACATGGGTTATATGAGTGTGTGCTGCCTGCACAGACAGTGGGGATAGATATGTTGTATATGTACCGTACAATAATGTCCCGTTTCAACAAAAGGCTGTTCTGTTTCAAGTTCAGATGTTCAGTTCAGAGGGGTCTGCGTGGACTCAAGCACAGCCACACTCCTCTACAATCATGTTGGGCACGTCTCTCTTCACGATATTGTATTCGTCATCAAAATAAAGCATGGACATAGTACTGAGCTTGGTGGGGATGCAGCAGGAGTTGACGGAGCCGGGGCTCATCCCTCTGAGGCGATACTGGTTAACGACGGCTGtgtggaaggaggaggcagagcccGGTACACCTGCCATGTAGGCCGGACAGCTCCCCTCGCAGTAGTTACCATAGTAACCAGCCGGCGCAATGATCCAGTCGTTCCAGCCGATGAGGCGGAAGTCTATGTAAAACTGCTGCCGGCAGCAAAGGCCCCCGCTGGTGCCGTCGCACTCCAGCCCCCTCTTGCGAATGCGATGCTTTCCGTCCACCTGCCGTGCGCGCAGTACAAGGAAGGGCCGATGGGACGGGTCGCCCGGGTCCACCAGCACCGGGGCCACGCCGGCTGTCTCGCAGTCCTCACAGTGGACCTCCAGGTCCTGCCGCCGGCCGCCTCTCCCGAACACGGCCCGCACGGCCTCCGACAGGGGGAACGTGTGCCAGCCGCTGCGCTTCAGGTCCACGCGcttctccaccaggctccagcGACCGCCGCtggctgcgtctgcagctgcagcagcaccggccTCCTGGTAGTGGATCTTGACTGTCACCTTTCTCCGGAGGCCCTTGTCAGGCCCGGCCGGCAGCATGCGGAAGTACAGCCACAGGTTGGCCTGCGATACATAAAGGTTCTGGTTGCCCTCGTTGGAGATGAGGAAATGCAG
This genomic interval from Betta splendens chromosome 21, fBetSpl5.4, whole genome shotgun sequence contains the following:
- the inhbb gene encoding inhibin beta B chain; protein product: MSLHVVALACTFACIVSARSSSAAGTQSRSSPQESCASCGLRAPDQSERVNVDFLEAVKRHILNRLQMRERPNITHPIPKAAMVSALRRLHAGKVREDGRVEIPSFDGQAAYNNEVQAESSEIISFAESDEQTSKSGLHFLISNEGNQNLYVSQANLWLYFRMLPAGPDKGLRRKVTVKIHYQEAGAAAAADAASGGRWSLVEKRVDLKRSGWHTFPLSEAVRAVFGRGGRRQDLEVHCEDCETAGVAPVLVDPGDPSHRPFLVLRARQVDGKHRIRKRGLECDGTSGGLCCRQQFYIDFRLIGWNDWIIAPAGYYGNYCEGSCPAYMAGVPGSASSFHTAVVNQYRLRGMSPGSVNSCCIPTKLSTMSMLYFDDEYNIVKRDVPNMIVEECGCA